The following proteins are encoded in a genomic region of Populus nigra chromosome 16, ddPopNigr1.1, whole genome shotgun sequence:
- the LOC133676053 gene encoding uncharacterized protein LOC133676053 yields MCRDELFKEFKKKYSFPEEDESIVRNIWEDKARIALNQQLTRARKKAMSKENTTNIIDCLDKGPAWINNDDWNQMIKDVWSTSEFQRRSESARRNRLTKTDGKISTHSGGTVSFASYRANMQEEAGGKEPPWDDVFSALHQSIKQSGSFVDNKSKKVVENYKMEMISKYGTDRENHPSFDGAAWCVASGGVTKGRVYGAPRMPKSKVSTSSSSHSYSVESSYPSSSYRALQKEIKDKEEEIKKKDDFILEMKRQMDSMKEYLVNNLGYHGGTSNIDQGMPPPLTPSIPPPMAPQIMTPMGPASQPIFRPTPRPLYPDQSCVDPQYHGSSSQPAP; encoded by the exons ATGTGCAGGGATgaactctttaaagagtttaaG aaaaaatattcctttcctGAGGAAGATGAGTCGATTGTTCGTAATATTTGGGAAGATAAGGCTAGGATAGCTTTGAATCAACAATTGACACGAGCTCGCAAGAAAGCCAtgtcaaaagaaaacactacaaatattatagattgtcTTGATAAAGGTCCTGCCTGGATAAACAATGATGACTGGAATCAAATGATCAAAGATGTTTGGTCCACCTCTGAATTTCAAAGGAGATCTGAATCTGCTAGGAGGAATCGATTAACCAAAACAGATGGCAAAATAAGCACTCATTCTGGAGGAACAGTGTCATTTGCATCATATCGAGCTAACAtg cAAGAGGAAGCTGGTGGAAAAGAACCTCCATGGGATGATGTCTTTTCAGCTTTGCATCAAAGTATTAAGCAATCTGGTAGCTTCGTCGACAACAAGTCTAAAAAAGTGgtt gaaaattataaaatggagatgatttcaaagtatggaactgatcgggaaaatcatccttcatttgATGGAGCAGCTTGGTGTGTGGCTTCAGGAGGAGTTACAAAGGGTAGGGTATATGGTGCACCTCGTATGCCAAAATCAAAAGTTAGTACAAGCTCTTCATCACATTCCTACTCGGTGGAGTCATCATATCCCAGTTCATCGTATCGAGCATTGCAAAAGGAGATAAAGGataaagaagaggagataaagaaaaaagatgattttattcttgaaatgaaaCGGCAGATGGATTCCATGAAAGAATATCTTGTGAACAATCTTGGATACCATGGTGGGACATCAAATATTGATCAAGGTATGCCACCACCTTTGACTCCATCAATACCGCCACCTATGGCTCCTCAGATAATGACACCTATGGGTCCCGCATCTCAACCAATTTTTCGACCTACACCTCGACCTTTATATCCTGATCAATCTTGTGTTGATCCACAATATCATGGTTCGTCTTCGCAACCAGCACCATGA
- the LOC133675068 gene encoding uncharacterized protein LOC133675068: protein MAPSRRRLTKFSVGRSIARVGIRSPSLPSKPTSSSSEGDSKMEFLGSGKESFCGDGFGNGNKVMVVVDTSREAMGALEWALSHTVQNQDTIVLLYVSKPSKQGPESSLKLNLRAHETLHSMKNMCQRRRPGVQVAVAVHEGKERGPIIVEEAKQRSVSLLVMGQRKRSIMWRLIERWAGKGNRGGSGAVGYCIQNASCMTIAVRRKGKKLGGYLITTKRHKNFWLLA, encoded by the exons ATGGCTCCGTCACGTCGGAGACTAACAAAGTTTAGTGTTGGTCGATCCATAGCTCGTGTTGGGATCCGTTCTCCCTCCCTTCCGTCCAAACCCACCTCTAGTTCCAGTGAAGGTGATTCAAAAATGGAGTTTTTGGGCAGTGGCAAGGAGAGTTTTTGTGGTGATGGTTTTGGAAATGGCAACAAGGTTATGGTGGTAGTCGATACAAGCCGTGAAGCCATGGGTGCTCTTGAATGGGCGTTGTCTCACACGGTTCAGAACCAAGATACCATTGTTCTTCTTTATGTCTCTAAGCCATCCAAACAAG gCCCTGAATCTAGTTTGAAGCTTAATCTGAGGGCTCATGAGACGCTTCACTCCATGAAAAATATGTGTCAAAGGAGAAGGCCAGGG GTGCAGGTGGCGGTGGCTGTGCATGAGGGTAAAGAAAGGGGTCCAATAATAGTGGAAGAAGCAAAACAACGAAGCGTATCACTGCTTGTGATGGGGCAAAGAAAACGATCGATAATGTGGCGCCTTATTGAGAGATGGGCAGGGAAGGGGAACCGCGGTGGCTCTGGGGCGGTGGGGTATTGCATCCAAAATGCTTCCTGCATGACAATTGCAGTGAGGAGGAAGGGCAAAAAACTTGGAGGTTATTTGATCACCACCAAGCGTCATAAGAACTTTTGGCTTTTGGCTTAG
- the LOC133675954 gene encoding hexosyltransferase GAUT11-like isoform X1 — protein MRRRPAEYRRPVRRRLSRWIWALIGMFLIAGLVLFVFLHNHPEDQVKQPIMGEHAIKRGGFNFTKEILNASSFSRQLAEQMTLAKAYVIIAKEHNNLHLAWELSKKIRSCQLLLSKAAMRGEPITVEEAEPIISSLSYLIFKAQDAHYDIATTMMTMKSHIQALEQRTNAATVQSTLFGQLVAEVLPKSLHCLKVKLINDWLKQLPLQNHAEEKRNSPRVVDNNLYHFCIFSDNILATSVVVNSTVCNADHPKQLVFHVVTNGISYGSMQAWFLTNDFKGATVEVQNIEEFSWLNASYAPVIKQILHQDSRAYYFGADQDMKVESKLRNPKYLSLLNHLRFYIPEIYPHLEKIVFLDDDVVVQKDLTRLFSLDLHGNVNGAVETCLETFHRYYKYINFSNPIISSKFDPQACGWAFGMNIFDLIAWRKENVTAQYHYWQEQNADQTLWKLGTLPPALLAFYGLTEPLDRRWHVLGLGYDMNIDDRLIDSAAVIHFNGNMKPWLKLAISRYKPLWERYVNQSHPYYQDCVTS, from the exons ATGAGGAGGCGACCGGCAGAGTACCGGCGTCCAGTTAGAAGGAGGTTATCGCGGTGGATCTGGGCGCTTATTGGGATGTTCTTGATTGCAGGAttggttttgtttgtgtttctcCACAATCATCCTGAAGATCAGGTTAAGCAGCCAATAATG GGTGAACATGCAATAAAACGTGGGGGTTTTAATTTCACCAAGGAAATATTAAATGCCAGCTCATTTTCGCGGCAGTTGGCAGAGCAAATGACACTTGCCAAGGCTTATGTCATAATAGCTAAGGAGCACAACAACCTTCATCTTGCTTGGGAACTGAGTAAAAAGATAAGAAGTTGCCAACTATTGCTTTCAAAAGCTGCCATGAGAGGGGAGCCCATAACAGTAGAAGAAGCAGAGCCAATAATCAGTAGCCTATCATATCTAATTTTCAAGGCACAAGATGCTCATTATGATATTGCAACCACCATGATGACAATGAAATCTCATATCCAAGCCCTAGAACAGCGAACAAATGCAGCAACAGTTCAGAGTACACTCTTTGGTCAGTTAGTGGCTGAAGTTTTGCCCAAGAGTCTTCACTGCCTGAAAGTAAAGCTCATAAATGACTGGCTTAAGCAGCTGCCCCTCCAAAATCATGCAGAGGAGAAGAGAAACTCCCCTCGAGTCGTGGACAACAATCTCTATCATTTCTGCATATTTTCAGACAATATTCTGGCCACCTCTGTGGTGGTCAACTCCACAGTCTGCAATGCTGACCATCCAAAACAACTTGTTTTCCACGTAGTAACAAATGGAATCAGCTATGGATCCATGCAGGCTTGGTTTCTAACTAATGACTTCAAAGGGGCCACTGTAGAAGTGCAGAATATAGAAGAGTTCTCCTGGTTGAATGCTTCTTATGCTCCTGTTATCAAACAGATCCTTCATCAAGATTCAAGGGCCTACTACTTTGGGGCAGATCAAGATATGAAGGTTGAGTCAAAACTGCGGAACCCTAAGTACCTGTCTTTGCTCAATCATCTCCGCTTTTACATCCCTGAGATCTATCCGCATCTGGAAAAGATTGTCTTCCttgatgatgatgttgttgTCCAGAAGGATCTGACAAGACTGTTTTCATTGGATTTGCATGGGAATGTTAATGGAGCTGTGGAAACCTGTCTTGAAACATTCCATCGATATTATAAGTATATCAATTTTTCAAACCCAATCATCAGCTCTAAATTTGACCCGCAGGCATGTGGTTGGGCGTTTGGAATGaatatttttgatttgattGCATGGAGGAAGGAAAATGTGACTGCACAATATCATTACTGGCAGGAACAGAATGCTGATCAGACACTGTGGAAGCTGGGAACACTCCCCCCAGCCCTTCTAGCATTTTATGGACTGACTGAGCCACTTGATCGGAGATGGCATGTGTTAGGATTGGGATATGATATGAACATTGATGACCGCCTGATTGACAGTGCTGCGGTTATTCACTTTAATGGGAACATGAAACCATGGCTTAAATTGGCCATTAGCAGGTACAAGCCTCTTTGGGAAAGGTATGTAAATCAGAGTCACCCGTATTACCAAGATTGTGTCACTAGTTGA
- the LOC133675954 gene encoding hexosyltransferase GAUT11-like isoform X2, with translation MRRRPAEYRRPVRRRLSRWIWALIGMFLIAGLVLFVFLHNHPEDQGEHAIKRGGFNFTKEILNASSFSRQLAEQMTLAKAYVIIAKEHNNLHLAWELSKKIRSCQLLLSKAAMRGEPITVEEAEPIISSLSYLIFKAQDAHYDIATTMMTMKSHIQALEQRTNAATVQSTLFGQLVAEVLPKSLHCLKVKLINDWLKQLPLQNHAEEKRNSPRVVDNNLYHFCIFSDNILATSVVVNSTVCNADHPKQLVFHVVTNGISYGSMQAWFLTNDFKGATVEVQNIEEFSWLNASYAPVIKQILHQDSRAYYFGADQDMKVESKLRNPKYLSLLNHLRFYIPEIYPHLEKIVFLDDDVVVQKDLTRLFSLDLHGNVNGAVETCLETFHRYYKYINFSNPIISSKFDPQACGWAFGMNIFDLIAWRKENVTAQYHYWQEQNADQTLWKLGTLPPALLAFYGLTEPLDRRWHVLGLGYDMNIDDRLIDSAAVIHFNGNMKPWLKLAISRYKPLWERYVNQSHPYYQDCVTS, from the exons ATGAGGAGGCGACCGGCAGAGTACCGGCGTCCAGTTAGAAGGAGGTTATCGCGGTGGATCTGGGCGCTTATTGGGATGTTCTTGATTGCAGGAttggttttgtttgtgtttctcCACAATCATCCTGAAGATCAG GGTGAACATGCAATAAAACGTGGGGGTTTTAATTTCACCAAGGAAATATTAAATGCCAGCTCATTTTCGCGGCAGTTGGCAGAGCAAATGACACTTGCCAAGGCTTATGTCATAATAGCTAAGGAGCACAACAACCTTCATCTTGCTTGGGAACTGAGTAAAAAGATAAGAAGTTGCCAACTATTGCTTTCAAAAGCTGCCATGAGAGGGGAGCCCATAACAGTAGAAGAAGCAGAGCCAATAATCAGTAGCCTATCATATCTAATTTTCAAGGCACAAGATGCTCATTATGATATTGCAACCACCATGATGACAATGAAATCTCATATCCAAGCCCTAGAACAGCGAACAAATGCAGCAACAGTTCAGAGTACACTCTTTGGTCAGTTAGTGGCTGAAGTTTTGCCCAAGAGTCTTCACTGCCTGAAAGTAAAGCTCATAAATGACTGGCTTAAGCAGCTGCCCCTCCAAAATCATGCAGAGGAGAAGAGAAACTCCCCTCGAGTCGTGGACAACAATCTCTATCATTTCTGCATATTTTCAGACAATATTCTGGCCACCTCTGTGGTGGTCAACTCCACAGTCTGCAATGCTGACCATCCAAAACAACTTGTTTTCCACGTAGTAACAAATGGAATCAGCTATGGATCCATGCAGGCTTGGTTTCTAACTAATGACTTCAAAGGGGCCACTGTAGAAGTGCAGAATATAGAAGAGTTCTCCTGGTTGAATGCTTCTTATGCTCCTGTTATCAAACAGATCCTTCATCAAGATTCAAGGGCCTACTACTTTGGGGCAGATCAAGATATGAAGGTTGAGTCAAAACTGCGGAACCCTAAGTACCTGTCTTTGCTCAATCATCTCCGCTTTTACATCCCTGAGATCTATCCGCATCTGGAAAAGATTGTCTTCCttgatgatgatgttgttgTCCAGAAGGATCTGACAAGACTGTTTTCATTGGATTTGCATGGGAATGTTAATGGAGCTGTGGAAACCTGTCTTGAAACATTCCATCGATATTATAAGTATATCAATTTTTCAAACCCAATCATCAGCTCTAAATTTGACCCGCAGGCATGTGGTTGGGCGTTTGGAATGaatatttttgatttgattGCATGGAGGAAGGAAAATGTGACTGCACAATATCATTACTGGCAGGAACAGAATGCTGATCAGACACTGTGGAAGCTGGGAACACTCCCCCCAGCCCTTCTAGCATTTTATGGACTGACTGAGCCACTTGATCGGAGATGGCATGTGTTAGGATTGGGATATGATATGAACATTGATGACCGCCTGATTGACAGTGCTGCGGTTATTCACTTTAATGGGAACATGAAACCATGGCTTAAATTGGCCATTAGCAGGTACAAGCCTCTTTGGGAAAGGTATGTAAATCAGAGTCACCCGTATTACCAAGATTGTGTCACTAGTTGA